In Nicotiana tabacum cultivar K326 chromosome 19, ASM71507v2, whole genome shotgun sequence, one DNA window encodes the following:
- the LOC107832688 gene encoding WAT1-related protein At1g09380-like, giving the protein MASHDLLPFLTMVIVQLGYAGMNIISKLAMDSGMNPFVHVAYRQIFATISIAPFAYFLERKTRPKLTPSILFQIFLCSIFGVSMNQITYFVGLKNTTPTIACALSNLTPAVTFLLAIPFGLERVGLGTKAGQAKMLGTILCVGGAMLLSFYHGSIVPIDQPNIHWKYAQDMTENKSSTNHGNFMLGPFLLIVSAVSWGVWSILQARVSMDYAAPYSSSALMCLMASFQCLIIGFCFDHNLSDWSLRHSIRAVSAIYAGVVCTALAYCLMSWCIERKGPLYVSVFNPLLLVIVAILSWALLQEKIYIGTVVGSVLIVLGLYGVLWGKNNEMKPIKFDEEIGGEIKGDKEKEKKDMAMQLYEGNSIIVHATK; this is encoded by the exons atggcGAGTCATGACTTGTTGCCTTTCTTGACAATGGTGATTGTGCAGTTAGGGTATGCGGGCATGAACATTATTTCAAAACTTGCCATGGATTCAGGGATGAACCCTTTCGTTCATGTAGCTTACAGGCAAATATTTGCCACCATTTCTATTGCACCCTTCGCTTATTTCTTGGAAAG GAAAACAAGGCCAAAGTTGACTCCCTCTATCCTTTTCCAGATCTTCTTGTGCTCTATTTTTGG GGTTAGTATGAACCAGATCACATACTTCGTTGGCCTCAAGAATACCACTCCAACTATTGCTTGTGCTTTGTCAAATCTAACCCCAGCAGTCACTTTCCTTCTAGCTATCCCTTTTGG ACTTGAAAGAGTGGGACTTGGGACAAAAGCAGGGCAAGCAAAGATGCTAGGAACCATATTATGTGTAGGAGGTGCTATGTTATTGTCATTTTACCACGGATCTATAGTTCCAATAGATCAACCAAACATCCACTGGAAATATGCACAAGACATGACTGAAAACAAAAGCAGTACCAACCATGGAAATTTCATGTTAGGACCTTTTCTCCTCATAGTTAGTGCTGTTTCTTGGGGAGTTTGGTCCATCCTTCAG GCAAGAGTAAGCATGGATTATGCAGCTCCCTATTCTAGTTCAGCATTGATGTGTCTAATGGCCAGTTTTCAGTGTTTGATCATCGGCTTTTGCTTTGATCATAATCTATCTGATTGGTCCTTGCGCCATAGCATCAGAGCTGTCTCTGCTATTTATGCG GGAGTGGTGTGTACTGCATTAGCATACTGCTTAATGTCATGGTGTATTGAAAGAAAGGGTCCTTTGTATGTTTCTGTATTCAATCCCTTATTGCTAGTGATTGTGGCCATTCTCAGCTGGGCTTTGCTTCAAGAGAAAATCTACATCGGCAC GGTCGTAGGGTCAGTTTTGATTGTTCTGGGACTGTATGGAGTACTTTGGGGAAAAAATAACGAGATGAAGCCAATTAAATTTGATGAAGAAATCGGTGGAGAGATTAAAGGTGataaagagaaggagaaaaaggACATGGCAATGCAGTTATATGAAGGGAATAGTATCATTGTTCATGCCACTAAATga